One window of Pseudacidobacterium ailaaui genomic DNA carries:
- a CDS encoding CCA tRNA nucleotidyltransferase — MEKSHAQVAAERIVQHLRAKGHEAYFAGGCVRDLLLGRAPADFDVATSALPEIVLALFPRTFAVGAHFGVVLVADEVNGQEVVTEVATFRNDGSYSDGRRPDEVSFSASAREDVLRRDFTINGMLLDPELLDRTGSAEKAVLDFVGGRSDLAAGVIRAIGDPARRFQEDKLRMLRAVRFAARFQFALEPETEAAIRRFAAQIPQVSNERVRDELTRMLTEGHARLAFELLDRTGLLKEVLPEVDRLHGVEQPPEYHPEGDVWTHTLLLLEKLPAGASSTLAWGALLHDIGKPATYERAPDRIRFNGHVEVGSRIAAAICRRLRFSRDETEQIVSLVENHMRFGDVMRMKASTLKRFFRLPRFLEHLELHRMDCLSSHGDLTLYHFAKREYEAMPEEVVKPQLLVTGADLIAAGYQPGPRFREMLSLAEDAQLEGRVRSKQEGLQLVREQFPL, encoded by the coding sequence ATGGAGAAGAGCCACGCACAGGTTGCGGCCGAGCGGATTGTGCAGCATCTCCGGGCCAAAGGCCATGAGGCATACTTTGCCGGCGGGTGCGTGCGTGATCTGCTGCTGGGCCGTGCGCCAGCAGATTTTGATGTGGCGACGAGTGCGCTTCCGGAGATTGTGCTGGCCCTCTTTCCCAGGACGTTCGCTGTAGGCGCCCACTTCGGCGTCGTGCTGGTGGCCGATGAGGTCAATGGGCAAGAGGTCGTCACAGAAGTCGCCACATTCCGCAACGACGGAAGCTATTCGGATGGACGACGCCCGGACGAGGTAAGTTTTTCTGCCAGCGCAAGGGAAGATGTTCTCCGGCGTGATTTCACGATCAATGGAATGCTGCTGGATCCGGAGCTGCTGGACCGGACAGGGAGCGCGGAAAAGGCAGTCCTTGATTTCGTGGGTGGGCGCTCTGACCTTGCCGCGGGAGTCATCCGCGCCATCGGCGATCCTGCGCGCCGCTTCCAGGAGGACAAGCTGCGGATGCTGCGCGCGGTGCGTTTCGCGGCGCGCTTTCAATTTGCTCTGGAACCGGAAACGGAAGCCGCCATACGGCGTTTTGCCGCGCAGATCCCGCAAGTGAGCAACGAACGGGTGCGCGATGAACTGACGCGAATGCTGACCGAGGGCCATGCCCGCCTTGCCTTTGAGCTGCTGGACCGGACCGGTCTCCTCAAAGAGGTCCTTCCCGAGGTGGACCGGCTGCACGGGGTGGAACAGCCGCCAGAGTATCATCCCGAAGGCGACGTTTGGACGCATACTTTATTGCTGCTTGAAAAGCTGCCCGCGGGGGCGTCATCCACATTGGCCTGGGGCGCATTGCTGCATGACATTGGCAAGCCGGCAACGTATGAGCGCGCACCAGACAGGATCCGTTTCAACGGACATGTGGAAGTTGGATCGCGTATTGCGGCCGCTATCTGCCGCAGACTGCGCTTCTCCAGAGACGAGACGGAGCAAATTGTTTCGCTAGTGGAAAACCACATGCGTTTCGGGGATGTGATGCGCATGAAGGCCTCCACGCTGAAGCGGTTTTTCCGTTTACCGCGATTTTTGGAGCACCTGGAGTTGCACCGGATGGATTGCCTGTCAAGCCACGGCGATCTGACCCTCTACCACTTCGCCAAACGGGAGTATGAGGCCATGCCAGAAGAAGTGGTGAAGCCGCAGCTGCTGGTGACCGGCGCAGATCTGATTGCAGCCGGATATCAACCGGGGCCGCGGTTCCGAGAAATGTTGTCGCTTGCAGAAGACGCGCAGCTCGAAGGTCGGGTGCGAAGCAAGCAGGAGGGCCTTCAGCTGGTCCGTGAGCAATTTCCTCTGTAA